The genomic DNA CCCACGGCCGCTCCAGGCCGCTGTAGTGCAGCACCCGGTCGATCACGCCCGCGGTGAAGCCCCACACCAACCGGCCCGCCACCTCGAACGCCGGGCCGGTGAAACCCGAGGGGTGGCGCAGCCGGGCCCGGTTCGCCGGATCGGTCAGCTCCGCCAGCGGCACCCGGAACACCGCACCGGTCTCCGCCGGGTCCACCGGCGCCACCGGCGACTCCTGCCGCCACCAGCCCAGCACCGGCGTCACCACGAAGCCGCTCACCGGGATGAACAGCGTCGGCAGGGTGGCGAACAGCTGCACCCCCGACGGGTCCAGCCCGGTCTCCTCCTCGGCCTCGCGCAGCGCCGCCGCCAGCGGGCCGCTGCCCGCCGGGTCGCCGTCCTCCGGATCGAGCGCGCCGCCCGGGAACGAGGACTGGCCGGCGTGCGAGCGCAGGCTGCGGGCCCGCTCGATCAGCAACAGGTCCGGGCCGCCGTCGCCCTCGCCGAACAGCATCAGCACTGCCGACGGGCGGCCGCCCTCGGCCGGCGGCAGGAAGCGGCTCAGCTGCTGCGGCCGGACGGTCTCGGCGGCCTCCCGGACCGGCAGCAGCCAGGACGGCAGACCCTCCCGGTCGATCACCGGGACGGGCGCGGGCGTCGATGTCATGCGGCGTCCCCCTCGCCGTCGGCGGTCGCCAGGTCGGCGACCCGGCCGTCATGGGCGACCGCGTCGGCGCGGGCCGCCGCCTCCC from Kitasatospora terrestris includes the following:
- a CDS encoding CoA pyrophosphatase, which produces MTSTPAPVPVIDREGLPSWLLPVREAAETVRPQQLSRFLPPAEGGRPSAVLMLFGEGDGGPDLLLIERARSLRSHAGQSSFPGGALDPEDGDPAGSGPLAAALREAEEETGLDPSGVQLFATLPTLFIPVSGFVVTPVLGWWRQESPVAPVDPAETGAVFRVPLAELTDPANRARLRHPSGFTGPAFEVAGRLVWGFTAGVIDRVLHYSGLERPWDTSRTVELSDEALSLSRRSRS